One genomic segment of Candidatus Saccharimonas sp. includes these proteins:
- a CDS encoding HNH endonuclease family protein: protein MRKKQSIFRRRRIFGLFFIAIIAIASILANPDFWQTSKLDSNKKSDSQTSLTDLNSLEVKGRSPKTGYSREQFGKGWTKDSSGCDTRNRILKRDLINAVENSDCKILSGTLKDPYTGKEINFSRKQNASAVQIDHVVALSDAWQKGAQQFSKEKRIEFANDPLNLLASDGPANQQKGDSDAGSWLPSNKDFRCEYISRQISIKKKYSIWVTASEKSAMQNILQNC from the coding sequence ATGAGAAAAAAGCAAAGTATTTTTCGAAGAAGGAGAATTTTTGGTTTATTTTTTATAGCCATAATCGCAATTGCATCAATTTTAGCAAATCCAGATTTTTGGCAAACTTCAAAACTAGATTCAAATAAAAAATCAGATTCTCAAACTTCTTTAACTGATTTAAACTCACTTGAAGTTAAAGGTCGTTCACCAAAAACTGGTTATTCTCGCGAGCAATTTGGTAAAGGCTGGACAAAAGATTCTAGCGGTTGCGATACACGAAACCGTATTTTAAAACGTGATTTAATAAATGCTGTAGAAAATTCGGATTGCAAAATTTTAAGCGGAACCCTAAAAGACCCTTATACTGGCAAAGAAATTAATTTTTCACGTAAGCAAAATGCTTCTGCTGTTCAAATAGACCACGTCGTTGCACTTTCTGATGCTTGGCAAAAGGGCGCTCAACAATTTTCGAAAGAAAAACGAATCGAATTTGCGAATGATCCGCTAAATCTTTTAGCTTCAGATGGCCCAGCCAATCAGCAAAAAGGTGATTCTGACGCCGGCTCTTGGCTTCCTTCAAATAAAGATTTTCGCTGTGAATATATTTCTCGCCAAATTTCAATCAAGAAAAAATACTCAATTTGGGTAACTGCCTCTGAAAAATCAGCAATGCAAAATATTTTGCAAAATTGCTAA
- the radA gene encoding DNA repair protein RadA, which yields MLVVAKLKTKFVCQNCGASYPKWSGKCENCGHWNTLVEQVEEALGKNAISKSAKTGRILNVQDLNEVISEKKQERISSGIRDLDIVLGGGILPAGVLLIAGQPGIGKSTLLMQISAFIAGSKNVLYVSGEESAEQVALRAKRLGASKAKNLKFAASTSADDISATIRESGFDLVIIDSIQTLAMEEISSAPGTVSQITNSSNLIIQAAKSSGTAVILVGHITKEGSIAGPKTLEHLVDVVLNFEGDRYGGFKVVRAVKNRYGSTSGAAIFEMVDNGLKIVENPSAALLAERQNTDGSIIMATLEGTRPILVEIQALVTTSNFGYPKRAASGFDINRLNLLIAVLQRRTKLDLSDKDIHINVVGGLKLDDRAADLAVAMAIASAAAKRKLSDGVVVFGEVGLGGEIRTVIQTERRISEAKKLGFNNVLAPKNSSKDSIVTSVRDLREALIKYLQ from the coding sequence ATATTAGTTGTGGCGAAGTTAAAAACAAAATTTGTATGTCAAAATTGTGGAGCTTCTTATCCTAAATGGTCGGGAAAATGTGAAAACTGTGGCCATTGGAATACCTTGGTTGAGCAAGTTGAAGAGGCTTTAGGAAAAAACGCAATCAGTAAAAGTGCGAAAACTGGTCGTATTTTGAATGTGCAAGATTTGAATGAAGTTATTTCTGAAAAAAAACAAGAAAGAATTTCGAGCGGTATAAGAGATCTTGATATTGTTTTGGGTGGTGGAATTTTGCCGGCAGGAGTACTTTTGATTGCGGGACAGCCTGGAATCGGAAAATCTACGCTTTTAATGCAGATTTCAGCTTTTATTGCTGGTTCGAAAAATGTTTTGTATGTTTCAGGTGAAGAATCGGCAGAGCAAGTAGCATTACGTGCAAAAAGGCTTGGTGCTTCTAAAGCCAAAAATCTTAAATTTGCTGCCTCAACTTCGGCTGATGATATCTCAGCAACAATTCGTGAGAGCGGCTTTGACCTAGTGATTATTGACTCAATTCAAACTTTGGCGATGGAAGAAATTTCGAGCGCACCAGGAACGGTTTCGCAAATTACGAATTCTTCTAATTTAATAATTCAAGCAGCAAAAAGTTCTGGAACGGCTGTTATTTTGGTTGGCCATATTACAAAAGAAGGTTCAATCGCTGGGCCAAAAACACTTGAACATCTAGTTGATGTAGTTTTAAATTTCGAAGGAGACCGATATGGTGGCTTTAAAGTTGTACGGGCGGTAAAAAATCGCTATGGTTCAACTAGTGGGGCGGCGATTTTTGAAATGGTTGATAATGGTTTGAAAATTGTCGAAAATCCTTCAGCGGCACTTTTAGCTGAGCGCCAAAATACGGATGGCTCAATAATTATGGCAACTCTAGAAGGAACTCGCCCGATTTTGGTTGAGATTCAGGCTTTAGTAACAACCTCAAATTTTGGGTATCCAAAACGGGCAGCAAGTGGATTTGATATAAATCGCCTCAATTTATTGATCGCAGTTCTTCAGCGACGAACTAAACTTGATTTAAGTGATAAAGATATTCATATAAATGTGGTTGGTGGGTTAAAACTTGACGACCGAGCAGCCGACTTGGCTGTTGCCATGGCGATCGCTTCGGCAGCTGCAAAGCGAAAACTCTCTGATGGTGTAGTAGTTTTTGGTGAAGTTGGCTTGGGCGGCGAAATTCGAACAGTGATTCAGACTGAAAGAAGAATCTCTGAAGCAAAGAAACTTGGGTTTAACAATGTTCTTGCTCCAAAAAATTCTTCGAAAGATAGCATTGTGACATCTGTTCGTGATTTGCGAGAAGCTTTAATTAAATATTTACAATAA
- the rplJ gene encoding 50S ribosomal protein L10: MALSRDKKNQLVAELSAALKDAKMTAFAEYKGLTVADLQELRKEAREAGVQIKVVKNRLVRVAMQEVEALKESDTSALKGQLVYAISSEDEIAAAQVLGKFAKNHPEMKLVGAFADNGDVMDTATVTTLSELPSKDQLIGQIVDTLLSPINAIAGGLTNEDLEFRKATN; the protein is encoded by the coding sequence ATGGCATTATCACGCGATAAAAAGAACCAATTGGTTGCTGAATTAAGCGCCGCTCTTAAAGACGCAAAAATGACAGCTTTTGCTGAATATAAAGGTTTGACAGTTGCCGACCTTCAAGAACTTCGAAAAGAAGCTCGCGAGGCTGGTGTTCAAATCAAAGTTGTTAAAAACCGCCTTGTGCGAGTTGCGATGCAAGAAGTTGAAGCTTTGAAAGAATCTGACACTTCTGCACTAAAAGGTCAACTCGTTTACGCAATTTCAAGCGAAGATGAGATTGCTGCTGCGCAAGTTTTGGGTAAATTTGCAAAAAATCACCCAGAAATGAAACTTGTTGGTGCGTTTGCTGACAATGGTGATGTAATGGATACTGCAACTGTTACGACACTTTCAGAACTTCCAAGCAAAGATCAACTTATTGGTCAAATTGTGGATACACTTCTTTCGCCAATCAACGCGATTGCTGGTGGTCTTACAAACGAAGATTTGGAATTTCGAAAAGCAACCAATTAA
- the rplL gene encoding 50S ribosomal protein L7/L12 — protein MADIKKLAEELVKLTILEANELKEHLKEEYGIEPAAVAVAATAGAADAADEKTEFTVTLKDAGAQKVAVIKAVKEITGLGLGEAKAIVDGAPAPVKEKVSKDEAEEAKKKLEEAGATVELA, from the coding sequence ATGGCTGACATTAAAAAATTGGCTGAAGAATTGGTAAAATTGACTATTCTTGAAGCTAACGAATTGAAAGAACACCTCAAAGAGGAATACGGAATTGAACCAGCTGCTGTTGCTGTTGCCGCTACTGCCGGTGCTGCTGACGCTGCTGACGAAAAAACAGAATTTACAGTTACTTTGAAAGACGCTGGTGCTCAAAAAGTTGCTGTTATTAAAGCAGTTAAAGAAATCACAGGTCTTGGACTTGGTGAAGCTAAAGCTATCGTTGACGGTGCTCCAGCACCAGTTAAAGAAAAAGTTTCTAAAGATGAAGCTGAAGAAGCTAAAAAGAAACTTGAAGAAGCTGGCGCAACTGTTGAGCTTGCTTAA
- a CDS encoding sulfatase-like hydrolase/transferase encodes MKNLKKLDFKKYFKEIFKKYLSEKSQKNVIKYAKISKKIIQSKATFLIFSTICIYLLGAFLAKYILNLQFGGWEKANEFLSKNPKIAEYSQIVTILISFLFVGIFRNWRISMGILFSLATIVMYINTEKMASRNTPFLPEDLAMSGEAGGLASMINLERFLNMLFTIAIIIIITIIVNKISKKIWHFKFSKKQKIAIFIPQIALILICAHFLNLHTLEIRNLSGKGTFIKVENLETSIDFTDQAYNYRTNGFILATISNLQTKTQKQPEGYSKEAVQKIVQKYKKIAEENNKNRKKLSDEKVNVVYVMSESFIDPKLGKHLYDYGNKEPIPYTQEIKKSQSSGWAASSEYGGGTANVEFEALTGLSNFFLNSIPYTSIVSTNKDTPSIVKNFNENGYKTIAMHPYNRNMYRREVVYPNLGFQEYKSADNFKNNSKIDNSKYISDESAFNEVLAELKNSQKPEFIHLVTMQNHMPYDNNFYSKHNFSVEAKNGANPENAKTIQAYLEGISHSDKAMKNFLSEIKKLNEKTIVVFWGDHWPGIYGEMFEKELNKNDIRRTPLFVYSNFKKEKQDLGTSSLIYNQILALNSFDSKLSAFQYLLSDLREKYPALTKQFVKTDEKSDILKDFEMIEYDILSGNKYSLGDFYKIK; translated from the coding sequence ATGAAAAATTTAAAAAAGCTTGATTTCAAAAAATACTTTAAAGAAATTTTTAAAAAATATTTATCTGAAAAATCACAAAAAAACGTTATAAAATACGCAAAAATTAGCAAAAAAATCATTCAAAGCAAAGCTACTTTTTTGATATTTTCAACGATTTGTATTTATTTATTGGGAGCCTTTCTTGCAAAATATATTTTAAATCTCCAATTTGGTGGCTGGGAAAAGGCTAACGAATTCCTTTCGAAAAATCCAAAAATTGCCGAGTATAGCCAGATTGTAACAATTTTAATCAGTTTTTTGTTTGTCGGAATCTTTCGAAACTGGCGAATTTCAATGGGCATTTTGTTTTCACTCGCCACAATTGTGATGTATATCAATACTGAAAAAATGGCCTCGCGCAATACGCCGTTTTTGCCTGAAGATTTGGCGATGTCTGGTGAAGCTGGCGGACTAGCCTCAATGATTAATTTAGAACGATTTTTAAATATGCTTTTTACGATTGCGATAATTATAATCATAACCATTATTGTAAATAAAATTTCAAAAAAAATCTGGCATTTTAAATTTTCAAAAAAGCAAAAAATAGCAATCTTTATTCCACAAATTGCTCTAATTCTAATTTGTGCGCACTTTTTAAATTTACACACTTTAGAAATTCGAAATCTTAGTGGAAAAGGCACTTTCATTAAAGTTGAGAATCTCGAGACTTCTATTGACTTCACCGATCAAGCTTATAACTACCGAACCAATGGCTTTATTTTAGCAACAATCTCAAACCTTCAAACTAAAACTCAAAAACAACCAGAAGGTTATTCTAAAGAAGCCGTACAAAAAATTGTCCAAAAATATAAAAAAATTGCTGAAGAAAATAATAAAAATCGCAAAAAATTAAGTGATGAAAAAGTAAATGTCGTTTATGTGATGAGCGAGAGTTTTATCGACCCTAAGCTTGGTAAGCATCTTTATGATTACGGAAATAAAGAGCCAATTCCATACACACAAGAAATTAAAAAATCACAAAGTTCTGGTTGGGCTGCTTCAAGCGAATATGGCGGCGGAACAGCTAATGTTGAATTCGAAGCTTTAACAGGATTAAGTAATTTCTTTCTAAATTCAATCCCCTATACTTCAATTGTGTCTACAAATAAAGACACACCTTCAATCGTGAAGAATTTTAATGAAAACGGCTACAAAACAATCGCAATGCATCCGTATAATCGTAATATGTATCGCCGCGAGGTTGTTTATCCAAACCTTGGTTTTCAAGAATATAAGAGCGCTGATAATTTCAAAAACAATTCGAAAATTGATAACTCGAAATATATTTCAGATGAATCCGCCTTTAATGAAGTTTTAGCTGAACTAAAAAATAGCCAAAAGCCTGAATTTATCCACCTCGTAACAATGCAGAACCATATGCCCTATGACAACAATTTTTATTCGAAACATAATTTTAGCGTTGAAGCGAAAAATGGCGCAAATCCAGAAAATGCAAAAACTATTCAGGCTTATCTTGAAGGAATTTCACATTCAGATAAAGCAATGAAGAATTTTCTTTCTGAAATTAAAAAATTAAATGAAAAAACCATTGTGGTTTTCTGGGGTGATCACTGGCCAGGAATTTATGGCGAAATGTTCGAAAAAGAATTAAATAAAAACGATATTCGCCGCACACCACTTTTTGTTTATTCGAATTTTAAAAAAGAAAAACAAGATTTAGGAACCTCAAGCTTGATTTATAATCAAATCTTAGCTTTAAATTCTTTTGATTCAAAACTTTCAGCATTTCAATACTTACTAAGTGATTTGCGAGAAAAATATCCCGCCTTAACTAAACAATTTGTAAAAACAGACGAAAAAAGTGACATTTTAAAAGATTTCGAAATGATTGAATACGACATTTTAAGCGGAAATAAATACAGCCTTGGTGATTTTTATAAAATCAAATAA
- a CDS encoding ribonuclease HII codes for MVLGIDEVGRGAWAGPLVVGACVLNGAKIKGLTDSKALSKKQREKLSAEISKSSAIIGLGWVSNDELDEIGLSAALKLATRRAVKEVQIKCKKQNIKFNEIIIDGTVNFLAGTPLEKYASTLKKADLLILSVSAAAICAKVARDNFMAELSKKPELAPFCFENHAGYGTPKHRAALSEFGVSKIHRKSFKPIAEFLENSQNKNMNTFKVKKAEKITTKELGDKAEDFVAEFLKQEKHEILARNWRTKFCEIDIISKYGENYYFTEVKFRKNNDFGGGEAAISKNKVDQMRFAAEFFAYKNNIKNSEMRLAAAIVEGENFKKFDWFEITD; via the coding sequence ATGGTTCTCGGGATTGATGAAGTTGGTCGTGGAGCGTGGGCTGGGCCTTTGGTTGTGGGTGCTTGCGTTTTGAATGGTGCTAAAATTAAAGGACTAACAGATTCAAAAGCTCTTTCAAAAAAGCAGAGAGAGAAGCTATCGGCAGAGATTTCTAAAAGTTCTGCAATTATTGGCTTGGGTTGGGTTTCGAACGATGAGCTTGATGAAATTGGTTTGAGCGCTGCTTTAAAACTTGCAACAAGGCGAGCTGTTAAGGAAGTGCAGATAAAATGTAAAAAACAAAATATCAAATTTAATGAAATTATAATTGATGGCACTGTAAATTTCTTGGCTGGCACACCACTTGAAAAATATGCCTCCACTCTTAAAAAGGCTGATTTACTAATTTTAAGCGTTTCTGCAGCTGCAATTTGTGCGAAAGTTGCGAGGGATAATTTTATGGCAGAACTTTCGAAAAAACCTGAGCTTGCACCTTTTTGCTTTGAAAATCACGCAGGATATGGAACACCAAAACATAGGGCAGCTTTGTCTGAATTTGGAGTGAGCAAAATACATCGCAAAAGTTTTAAGCCAATAGCGGAATTCTTAGAAAATTCTCAAAATAAGAACATGAATACCTTTAAGGTGAAGAAAGCTGAAAAAATTACTACAAAAGAGCTTGGTGATAAAGCTGAGGATTTTGTAGCGGAATTTCTAAAGCAAGAGAAACACGAGATTCTGGCGCGAAATTGGCGAACAAAATTTTGTGAAATTGATATTATTTCGAAATATGGTGAAAATTACTATTTTACAGAGGTTAAATTTCGAAAAAATAATGATTTTGGTGGTGGAGAGGCTGCAATTTCAAAGAATAAAGTGGATCAAATGCGATTTGCGGCAGAATTTTTTGCTTACAAAAATAATATAAAAAATAGCGAGATGCGGCTTGCTGCGGCAATAGTTGAGGGCGAGAATTTTAAAAAGTTTGATTGGTTTGAAATTACTGATTAG